The following proteins come from a genomic window of Malus sylvestris chromosome 4, drMalSylv7.2, whole genome shotgun sequence:
- the LOC126619189 gene encoding protein SCO1 homolog 1, mitochondrial-like, which produces MASIISRTVNQLRHVNRSVIRSGLPIPQPPLADCLQNRHLPLLGQSLTIYQRCLFSTTPNTTLEKQGIPDPKTSENANSGNSGKSGDSGEGSKSGESSESSNAGKSIRGGPVSWLSFLLLVATGAGIILYYDKEKRQHIQEIFKASKEVKRGPSVGKAAIGGPFNLINHDGKRVTEKDFLGKWTLMYFGFTHCPDICPDELVKLAAAVDKLQKDAGIEIVPLFISVDPERDTVEQVREYVKEFHPKLIGLTGNPDEIRSVARAYRVYYMKTTEEDSDYLVDHSIVMYLMSPEMEFVKFFGKNNDVDSLAEGITKEIKQYKK; this is translated from the exons CCGTAAACCAACTCCGCCACGTCAACCGCTCAGTGATCCGATCCGGATTACCGATTCCACAGCCACCGCTCGCCGActgtctccaaaatcggcatCTTCCACTCCTCGGACAG TCGTTGACGATTTATCAAAGATGTCTTTTTTCGACGACACCCAATACTACGTTGGAAAAGCAAGGAATCCCAGATCCCAAAACCTCAGAAAATGCAAATTCTGGTAATTCTGGTAAATCTGGTGATTCTGGTGAAGGGAGCAAATCTGGGGAATCAAGTGAAAGTAGTAATGCTGGCAAATCTATTCGCGGAGGG CCTGTTTCGTGGTTGAGTTTTCTGCTGCTGGTGGCGACTGGAGCCGGAATTATACTCTATTACGATAAGGAAAAGAGACAACATATTCAAG aaATATTTAAAGCGTCAAAGGAAGTAAAGCGGGGACCATCTGTGGGAAAAGCTGCCATTGGGGGTCCATTCAATCTTATCAACCATGATGGGAAGCGAGTAACTGAAAAAGATTTTTTGGGGAAATGGACATTGATGTACTTTGGTTTCACTCACTGCCCTGATATCTGCCCAGATGAGTTAGTAAAGCTAGCTGCTGCAGTTGATAAATTAC AGAAAGATGCAGGGATTGAGATAGTACCCCTGTTCATATCCGTTGATCCTGAAAGAGATACCGTTGAGCAAGTCCGTGAATATGTGAAAG AGTTTCATCCAAAGCTGATTGGCTTAACTGGTAACCCGGATGAGATACGGAGTGTCGCTCGTGCATATCGTGTGTACTATATGAAGACAACAGAAGAAGATTCAGATTATCTTGTGGATCATTCCATTGTCAT GTACTTGATGAGCCCCGAGATGGAATTCGTGAAATTTTTCGGGAAGAACAATGATGTCGATTCACTTGCTGAAGGTATAACAAAAGAGATAAAGCAGTACAAAAAGTAG